A DNA window from Paraburkholderia sp. PGU19 contains the following coding sequences:
- a CDS encoding BMA_0021/BMA_0022 family TOMM bacteriocin has product MAMNNAVPSLESMLEFQEVYLCAVALSWKNETFKKALLDNPLDALARYFDYTCPWIIDLKVTKADGDSGWVPGDKHTGHWRLPRGIMTFGVPDRPSKDDEEAIALAAYNDAGPCYLFTCC; this is encoded by the coding sequence ATGGCGATGAACAACGCAGTCCCCTCCCTCGAATCGATGCTCGAATTCCAGGAAGTGTATCTGTGCGCCGTTGCGCTTTCCTGGAAAAATGAGACGTTCAAGAAGGCCTTGCTGGATAATCCGCTCGATGCACTGGCCCGCTACTTCGACTACACATGCCCGTGGATCATCGACCTGAAGGTCACCAAAGCGGATGGGGATAGTGGATGGGTGCCCGGCGACAAGCACACGGGGCATTGGCGGCTACCGCGGGGCATCATGACCTTCGGCGTGCCCGACCGTCCCTCGAAGGACGACGAAGAAGCCATCGCACTCGCCGCCTATAACGACGCAGGCCCATGCTATCTGTTCACCTGCTGCTAG
- a CDS encoding BMA_0021/BMA_0022 family TOMM bacteriocin — protein MSQPLPEPSRFPSYTQFLEYRAVIIRAIAAAWRDQAFFNGLKEDPIHQLHETFGYHYPFHFDLKVQDHSSTWTPSVNGGWTAEKLNSLELFLPPAPADKAQYLDALAAYGAKHISVLS, from the coding sequence ATGAGCCAGCCCCTCCCGGAGCCAAGCCGCTTTCCGTCCTATACGCAATTCCTCGAATATCGCGCCGTCATCATCCGGGCGATCGCCGCTGCCTGGCGCGACCAGGCGTTCTTCAATGGGCTGAAAGAGGACCCGATCCACCAACTCCACGAGACTTTCGGATATCACTATCCGTTCCATTTCGACTTGAAGGTGCAGGACCACAGTTCGACCTGGACGCCTTCCGTAAATGGAGGCTGGACTGCGGAGAAACTCAATTCGCTCGAGCTGTTTCTGCCTCCGGCTCCGGCCGACAAGGCGCAATACCTGGATGCACTAGCCGCGTACGGCGCAAAGCACATCAGCGTCCTCAGCTAA
- a CDS encoding TOMM system kinase/cyclase fusion protein, giving the protein MSATPLLPASTSRTLTLAATRPLFSSSVNPCAEASACFSELHGTRRYRLGALLGEGGSGSVYQATRVDTGESVAIKLLREGMARTAGERTRSRARFARETELCGTLHHPHVVELLDKGETPNGQLFAVFEYVPGQTLRDMLAAQGALSAITTGRLMTQVLEGLAAAHRQGVVHRDLKPQNVMVTMVNGLLYAKILDFGIGALLSDAERKDARKLTQSMEVLGSPQYCAPEQLRNEAPTIKSDLYAWGLVVIECLTGQAVMQGESVADILYQQLSPVDVALPPAIAAHPLGTVLRRALNKDPRQRAASADEIAAQFRALHFPALVGEFNYRRASYHASAATSTEAVTAATTQTASAYRQVTALCCSVGVVDDGSRLTADAAYRDRLEASEQQWLTKCSDIAVGYGGQACGKLGDILLFYFGSQDGIDRPARRAARAALEMVRQSGRTQLAALARPDDAKSLDRWHVELAAALHVGPVLAQEPLTSDGATAATAAKLLRLATPGRILLSDDARQLLERHADYAPTSLQLARAGYPTQPVHALLGERHEHAPFDSLDRSVTAPMIGRAREREVLLRAWRSFAMPAAPDVQEVAAPLLAQLLVGDPGIGKSRLVYELCETVRKAGHAFAYCACLPEQANHALYPVLRFVSAHWQIDLDGDPAEALAAVERTIAPLACDHAVARATLAAWFGLEREPGALRWSSARQLRELFEVLRQLIVSLGDGAPVLLVVEDVQWIDQVSADFLQSLQRAQSGQSVCVVMTSRPEALERWRSSAERMTLRRLSRTDTRKLIAALIDKPDLDPSSLDALTQRTAGIPLFVEELVREVLVSGATSDAGVLAEPDYYPLPGTLRDMLELALDRVDGARDTVQLAATIGLEVEAQLLADVSPHESAVLDEHLKRLLEARVIYAQHRLDGISYAFRHALFRDAAYESMPATIRQRNHARVARALGMRSERGSGIQAINVAQHFVRAQAFGEAVPYGIRAAQRALERALHDDAIRYAQTVREWLGHCDYAGQAHDAARADLTLVHAMMARFGWANPQVHEQAQRLLREVDGLDDTQLAASALWTLSTYYHVASDRTAVHRIVGQLIELAVQANDPGIQVAADAMRGMSLWIDGHYAQARVALEAALSRYDVARDADHRRLFGLDTRAWSMAALACVTWYMEDDPGTALAMAREAVQCATCADHLPTLGVTLMYLARMQQWDGDRDGARATAEIILRLSRIYGLSAVEYYAAVIHAWSEGNRDDVLAHVETLRRSGCLLGQTCYASFTAEIDASRGDWQSALNQIDACLALCETSGERYYEAELLLKKSQYLLNADAHAHRAAAIDACRKAYSIAQASTMHRTMNRAYAALRQLQK; this is encoded by the coding sequence ATGTCCGCCACCCCATTGCTCCCGGCCTCCACTTCGCGCACGCTCACACTTGCCGCGACGCGACCGCTGTTCTCGTCTAGTGTCAATCCTTGCGCTGAAGCAAGCGCTTGCTTCAGCGAACTGCATGGCACGCGGCGTTATCGGCTCGGTGCGCTGCTCGGCGAAGGCGGTAGCGGTTCCGTCTATCAGGCGACGCGAGTCGACACAGGCGAGAGCGTTGCGATCAAGCTTCTGCGCGAGGGCATGGCGCGCACAGCCGGCGAACGCACACGTTCGCGCGCACGCTTTGCGCGCGAGACCGAGTTATGCGGCACGCTTCATCACCCGCACGTCGTCGAGCTGCTCGACAAGGGCGAAACTCCTAATGGGCAACTCTTCGCCGTCTTCGAGTACGTCCCCGGCCAGACATTGCGCGACATGCTCGCGGCCCAGGGCGCGCTGTCAGCCATCACGACGGGACGGTTGATGACGCAGGTGCTCGAGGGCCTGGCTGCCGCGCATCGGCAAGGCGTCGTCCATCGCGACCTGAAGCCGCAGAACGTCATGGTGACCATGGTCAACGGGCTGCTTTATGCGAAGATTCTCGACTTCGGCATCGGCGCGCTGCTGTCCGACGCCGAGCGAAAGGACGCGCGCAAGCTGACGCAATCGATGGAAGTGCTCGGTTCGCCGCAGTATTGCGCGCCCGAGCAACTGCGCAATGAAGCGCCGACGATCAAGAGCGACCTCTACGCGTGGGGCCTCGTCGTCATCGAATGCCTGACGGGTCAGGCCGTCATGCAAGGCGAGAGTGTCGCCGATATTCTCTATCAACAGCTCAGTCCCGTCGACGTGGCGCTACCGCCGGCCATCGCGGCCCATCCTCTTGGCACCGTGCTGCGTCGGGCGTTGAACAAGGACCCGAGACAACGCGCGGCGTCGGCCGACGAGATCGCGGCGCAATTTCGGGCACTGCATTTCCCGGCGCTCGTCGGCGAATTCAACTATCGGCGCGCCTCGTACCACGCCTCGGCAGCCACATCCACCGAGGCCGTCACTGCGGCCACTACTCAGACGGCGAGCGCCTATCGGCAGGTCACTGCGCTGTGCTGCAGCGTCGGCGTCGTCGACGACGGTTCGCGGCTCACCGCCGATGCGGCATACCGCGACAGGCTCGAAGCCAGCGAGCAGCAATGGCTGACCAAATGCTCCGACATCGCGGTCGGCTACGGCGGCCAGGCCTGCGGGAAGCTCGGCGACATTCTGCTCTTTTACTTCGGCTCGCAGGACGGCATCGATCGGCCGGCGCGCCGGGCCGCGCGTGCCGCGCTCGAGATGGTGCGGCAGTCGGGCCGCACTCAGCTTGCGGCACTAGCCCGACCCGACGATGCGAAATCGCTCGACCGCTGGCACGTCGAGCTTGCCGCCGCACTGCACGTCGGCCCGGTCCTGGCTCAGGAGCCACTCACGTCCGACGGCGCGACGGCTGCTACGGCGGCGAAGCTGCTGCGGCTGGCCACGCCGGGCCGCATTCTGCTCAGCGATGATGCGCGCCAACTGCTCGAGCGCCACGCCGATTACGCCCCGACCTCGCTGCAATTGGCCCGCGCCGGCTATCCGACGCAGCCTGTCCATGCGCTGCTCGGCGAACGTCATGAGCACGCGCCGTTCGACTCGCTCGACCGCAGCGTCACGGCGCCGATGATCGGCCGCGCCCGCGAACGCGAGGTGCTGTTGCGAGCATGGCGCAGCTTCGCGATGCCGGCGGCCCCGGACGTGCAGGAAGTTGCCGCACCGCTCCTTGCGCAGCTGCTCGTTGGAGATCCCGGCATCGGCAAATCGCGCCTCGTCTACGAGCTCTGCGAAACGGTGCGAAAGGCGGGCCACGCGTTTGCCTATTGCGCGTGTTTACCAGAGCAGGCCAATCACGCGCTCTACCCTGTGCTGCGCTTCGTGTCTGCGCACTGGCAAATCGATCTCGATGGCGACCCGGCCGAGGCGCTCGCGGCAGTCGAGCGCACAATCGCGCCGCTTGCCTGCGATCATGCCGTAGCTCGCGCCACGCTCGCCGCGTGGTTCGGGCTCGAGCGCGAGCCGGGCGCTCTGCGCTGGTCGAGCGCGCGCCAGCTGCGGGAGTTGTTCGAGGTGCTGCGTCAGCTCATCGTCTCGCTCGGCGACGGAGCCCCCGTGCTGCTCGTCGTCGAAGATGTCCAATGGATCGACCAGGTGAGCGCCGATTTTCTCCAGTCGCTTCAGCGCGCCCAGTCAGGCCAGTCCGTCTGCGTAGTCATGACCTCGCGCCCCGAGGCGCTCGAGCGATGGCGCAGCAGCGCCGAGCGCATGACGCTGCGGCGCCTGTCGCGCACCGATACGCGCAAGCTGATCGCGGCGCTCATCGACAAGCCTGATCTCGACCCGTCGTCGCTCGACGCGCTCACGCAGCGCACGGCCGGCATCCCGCTTTTCGTGGAGGAGCTCGTGCGCGAGGTTCTCGTCAGCGGCGCGACGTCGGATGCCGGCGTGCTGGCCGAACCCGATTATTACCCGTTGCCGGGCACTCTGCGCGACATGCTCGAACTGGCGCTCGATCGTGTCGACGGCGCACGCGACACGGTCCAACTGGCCGCGACAATCGGCCTCGAAGTCGAGGCGCAATTGCTCGCTGACGTCTCGCCGCACGAATCGGCTGTGCTCGACGAACATTTGAAGCGTCTGCTCGAGGCACGCGTTATCTATGCCCAACACCGGCTTGACGGGATTTCGTATGCGTTCCGTCACGCGCTGTTCCGCGATGCGGCCTACGAATCGATGCCCGCGACGATCCGGCAACGCAATCACGCGCGGGTGGCACGCGCACTCGGCATGCGGTCCGAGCGCGGCAGCGGCATACAGGCCATCAACGTGGCCCAGCACTTCGTGCGCGCACAAGCGTTCGGAGAGGCCGTTCCCTATGGCATCCGCGCCGCACAGCGCGCGCTCGAACGTGCGCTGCACGACGATGCGATCCGTTATGCCCAAACCGTGCGTGAGTGGCTCGGGCATTGCGACTACGCAGGACAGGCACACGATGCGGCGCGCGCTGATCTGACGCTCGTGCATGCAATGATGGCCCGCTTCGGGTGGGCTAACCCGCAGGTGCACGAGCAGGCCCAGCGGCTGCTGCGCGAAGTCGACGGCCTCGACGATACGCAGCTCGCCGCAAGCGCGCTCTGGACGCTGTCGACGTACTACCACGTGGCGAGCGACCGCACCGCCGTGCATCGCATCGTCGGACAGCTGATCGAGCTGGCCGTCCAGGCGAACGATCCGGGCATTCAGGTGGCAGCCGATGCGATGCGGGGCATGAGCCTATGGATCGATGGTCATTACGCACAGGCGCGCGTTGCGCTCGAAGCGGCGCTGTCGCGCTACGACGTGGCGCGCGACGCCGACCATCGGCGCCTGTTCGGTCTCGATACGCGCGCCTGGTCCATGGCCGCATTGGCGTGCGTCACTTGGTACATGGAGGACGATCCCGGCACTGCGCTCGCGATGGCGCGCGAAGCCGTGCAGTGCGCCACCTGCGCCGATCATCTGCCGACGCTCGGCGTCACGCTGATGTACCTCGCACGCATGCAGCAATGGGACGGCGACCGCGACGGAGCCCGCGCTACAGCCGAGATCATCTTGCGCTTGTCGCGCATTTACGGGCTCAGCGCCGTCGAGTACTACGCGGCCGTCATTCACGCCTGGTCCGAGGGGAACCGTGACGACGTGCTCGCCCATGTCGAGACATTGCGCCGCTCGGGGTGCCTGCTCGGCCAGACCTGCTACGCTTCCTTCACCGCGGAAATCGATGCGTCGCGCGGCGACTGGCAGTCGGCGCTGAATCAAATCGACGCATGCCTGGCACTGTGCGAAACCTCCGGCGAGCGGTATTACGAAGCGGAACTGCTGCTCAAGAAGTCGCAATACCTGCTCAATGCCGACGCACATGCGCATCGTGCCGCAGCGATCGACGCATGCCGCAAGGCTTACTCGATCGCCCAGGCCTCTACCATGCATCGGACGATGAACAGGGCGTACGCAGCTTTGCGTCAGTTGCAGAAGTGA
- a CDS encoding FHA domain-containing protein: MATLKNSASVETCLLRAHHVFGRDATLCDTIILDNYVSRVHARVCFYCGRWELHDQSSNGTLLSGTLLRNGAHAPLQQGDVIRFGKAVETCWQVDSLNDPADTLWPVRAPAQPIVLDFAQVLPGDATPAVSVVRSPKGEWLCDDGGALRVLRDGDLVAVGNMSWRLVLARHDTTLKLAAPAGLGAAEQRIDFSVSQDEEHVRVVLHTRGGKVDLGERAHHYCLTTLARARFADMQTGYDSASQGWVEMDALARMLGIDTPHVNVQIFRARAQFAALPGTGTVELVERRRGSVRFGSVAFRVFRGERLECQWMPVQTIYDSGNATRVTPAGISSDALPT; this comes from the coding sequence ATGGCGACACTCAAGAACAGCGCGTCCGTGGAAACGTGTCTATTAAGGGCACACCACGTATTCGGCCGAGATGCGACGCTTTGCGATACTATCATTCTGGATAACTATGTATCGCGAGTGCATGCGCGCGTCTGCTTCTACTGCGGCCGCTGGGAACTGCACGATCAGAGCAGCAACGGCACGCTGCTCTCGGGCACGCTACTGCGCAACGGCGCGCATGCGCCCTTGCAGCAGGGCGATGTGATTCGCTTCGGCAAGGCAGTCGAGACCTGCTGGCAAGTCGATAGTCTGAACGATCCGGCCGATACGCTATGGCCCGTGCGTGCGCCGGCACAGCCGATTGTGCTCGACTTCGCACAGGTGCTGCCCGGCGACGCAACACCTGCAGTGTCAGTCGTGCGGTCGCCAAAAGGTGAATGGCTCTGCGACGACGGCGGTGCGCTGCGCGTGCTGCGTGACGGCGACCTCGTGGCCGTCGGGAATATGAGCTGGCGCCTCGTGCTCGCGCGTCACGACACGACGCTGAAGCTTGCTGCCCCGGCGGGACTCGGCGCAGCCGAGCAACGCATCGACTTCTCCGTGAGCCAAGACGAAGAGCACGTGCGCGTCGTGCTACATACGCGCGGCGGCAAGGTCGATCTTGGCGAGCGCGCGCACCACTACTGCTTGACGACACTCGCACGCGCACGTTTCGCCGACATGCAAACAGGCTATGACAGCGCCTCGCAGGGTTGGGTAGAAATGGATGCGCTCGCGCGCATGCTCGGTATCGATACGCCCCACGTGAACGTGCAAATTTTTCGGGCCCGCGCGCAATTTGCGGCGCTGCCAGGCACCGGCACGGTCGAGCTCGTCGAGCGCCGGCGCGGCAGCGTGCGCTTCGGTAGCGTCGCGTTCCGTGTCTTTCGCGGAGAGCGCCTCGAATGCCAGTGGATGCCGGTCCAGACAATCTATGACAGCGGCAATGCGACGCGTGTCACGCCCGCCGGCATTTCCTCGGATGCGCTGCCGACCTAA
- a CDS encoding alkaline phosphatase family protein: MPALDDIDTFVVLMLENRSFDHMLGYLGLTGGNVNGLSSDPAWLNNFTNVYAGQSYPVHRLGPDVVSIPDPPHDRTPIATQINTPCTPGGCPELGGFVQSYATRATPAQNLADVMGYYDAAALPTYDFLARHYTVCDNWFAPLPSGTQANRLMAMAGESAISDNVQGLNFIPDQPLVYDWLRERGIPWCVYQSGSFFPFFSLMKKWLPEIITSLALPHDDVGGSFRRYTRFAADWQSDAIMPKVIFVEPEYTDGPHFNANDDHCPTGIAAGQAFVADVYRTLTSNPDRWKNTLLIVTYDEHGGFFDHVSPLSIAANVAGFPFETTGLRVPALLVSPYVTPGGVFSGKLDHTAILQLLAEKLDPNRTYSPAVSARNKHLDRLSSALNVAAVAEAPPALAGDTSATFNTSFNSLLKAGPSESNQGFHAVALQVARDHPHLLTSPQWADLAQYVATYGKH; the protein is encoded by the coding sequence ATGCCAGCGCTCGATGATATCGATACGTTCGTAGTGTTGATGTTGGAGAACCGGTCGTTCGATCATATGCTCGGTTACCTCGGTTTGACAGGAGGTAACGTCAACGGTCTCTCGTCCGATCCGGCATGGCTGAATAACTTTACAAATGTGTATGCGGGGCAGTCTTATCCCGTTCACCGTCTCGGCCCGGACGTCGTTTCAATACCCGATCCTCCACATGACCGGACGCCCATTGCAACCCAGATCAATACACCTTGCACGCCGGGTGGTTGTCCCGAACTCGGTGGGTTCGTTCAAAGTTATGCAACTCGCGCCACTCCTGCGCAGAACCTTGCGGACGTGATGGGGTATTACGACGCCGCCGCGCTCCCGACTTATGACTTCCTGGCGCGACATTACACGGTTTGTGATAACTGGTTTGCGCCTCTACCTTCTGGTACGCAGGCGAACCGGCTGATGGCAATGGCCGGGGAGAGCGCTATCAGTGACAACGTGCAAGGACTCAATTTTATCCCCGATCAGCCGCTTGTTTACGACTGGTTGCGGGAGCGCGGCATTCCCTGGTGCGTTTATCAGTCGGGCAGCTTCTTTCCGTTTTTCAGTCTGATGAAGAAATGGCTGCCGGAGATCATCACGTCACTCGCCCTGCCGCATGATGATGTCGGCGGCAGTTTCCGTCGCTACACCCGGTTCGCCGCGGACTGGCAGAGCGACGCGATCATGCCCAAGGTGATATTTGTCGAACCGGAGTACACGGACGGTCCGCACTTCAACGCCAACGACGACCATTGCCCGACAGGTATCGCCGCGGGGCAGGCTTTTGTCGCGGATGTCTACCGGACGCTGACGTCCAATCCAGATCGCTGGAAGAACACACTCCTGATCGTGACTTACGATGAGCATGGAGGGTTCTTTGACCATGTTTCACCGCTCTCCATTGCGGCCAATGTTGCGGGATTCCCGTTTGAAACGACAGGACTACGCGTGCCCGCCTTGCTTGTGTCGCCCTACGTAACGCCGGGCGGTGTCTTCTCGGGGAAGCTCGACCATACGGCCATTTTGCAGCTTCTTGCGGAAAAGCTTGATCCGAACAGGACGTATTCGCCCGCTGTCTCGGCGCGCAACAAGCACCTTGACAGACTGAGCAGTGCGCTGAATGTTGCCGCAGTCGCCGAAGCTCCGCCCGCGCTTGCCGGCGATACCAGCGCGACGTTCAACACATCATTCAATAGTCTTTTGAAGGCGGGACCGTCCGAATCAAATCAGGGTTTTCATGCAGTAGCACTGCAGGTCGCGCGAGATCACCCACACCTTTTGACGTCGCCGCAGTGGGCTGATCTGGCGCAGTATGTCGCCACCTATGGAAAGCATTGA
- a CDS encoding patatin-like phospholipase family protein → MTYPSIAPHPSGHDNPLLVDLALQGGGSHGAFTWGVLDRLLEESRLQIEGVAGTSAGAMNAAVLVSGFEHEGAAGARKALEHFWRRVSDAAVFSPFRRSPLDKLAGRWTLDHSPLFLAMDMIARLVSPYDLNPTSFNPLRGILKESIDFDAVRASRIKLFVTATHVRTGQGRVFRNADLKPEVLLASACLPTLFKAVEIDGEAYWDGGYAGNPTITPLIRETDSTDTLLVQVNPVERPDAPRSARDIISRLNEVAFNAPLLKELRMIALLHKVADPGNDEGRRWATMRMHRIASTMMTTLGYSSKLNAEWHFLTMLRDEGRRTAQAFLDEHGSSLGERSSLDLDALLDGVLR, encoded by the coding sequence ATGACCTATCCGTCCATTGCTCCTCACCCATCTGGGCACGACAATCCCTTGCTCGTCGATCTGGCGCTGCAGGGCGGCGGCTCGCATGGGGCGTTCACATGGGGGGTGCTCGACCGGCTGCTCGAAGAGTCGCGGTTGCAGATCGAGGGCGTCGCGGGCACGTCGGCAGGCGCCATGAACGCGGCCGTGCTGGTCAGCGGCTTCGAGCATGAAGGGGCTGCGGGCGCGCGCAAGGCGCTCGAGCATTTCTGGCGGCGCGTATCGGATGCCGCCGTTTTCAGCCCTTTCCGGCGCAGTCCGCTCGACAAGCTCGCGGGCCGCTGGACGCTCGATCATTCGCCGCTCTTTCTCGCGATGGACATGATCGCGCGCCTCGTATCGCCGTACGACCTCAATCCGACCTCGTTCAATCCGCTGCGCGGCATCCTCAAAGAGAGCATCGATTTCGACGCCGTGCGTGCGTCGCGCATCAAGCTGTTCGTCACCGCGACGCACGTGCGCACCGGGCAGGGCCGCGTGTTTCGCAATGCCGATCTGAAGCCCGAGGTGCTGCTTGCATCGGCGTGCCTGCCGACCTTGTTCAAGGCCGTCGAAATCGACGGCGAAGCGTACTGGGATGGCGGCTATGCCGGCAATCCGACGATCACGCCGCTGATCCGCGAAACGGATTCGACGGACACGCTGCTCGTGCAGGTCAACCCTGTCGAACGGCCGGATGCGCCGCGCTCGGCACGCGACATCATCAGCCGACTCAACGAAGTCGCGTTCAATGCCCCCTTGCTGAAGGAGTTGCGCATGATCGCGCTGCTGCACAAGGTCGCCGACCCCGGCAACGACGAAGGGCGCCGCTGGGCGACGATGCGCATGCACCGGATCGCAAGTACGATGATGACGACGCTCGGCTATTCGTCGAAGCTCAATGCCGAATGGCACTTTCTCACGATGCTGCGCGACGAAGGGCGCCGCACGGCGCAGGCGTTTCTCGATGAACACGGCAGCTCGCTCGGCGAGCGGTCGTCGCTCGATCTCGATGCGCTGCTCGACGGAGTGCTGCGATGA
- a CDS encoding GntP family permease translates to MSGPALSSTALGLGLVGMLASLGLLIWFAYRGWSVLLLAPIAAMLAALVSGEPVLAHWTQTFMSSTARFLAQFFPLFLLGALFGKLMEDSGSVDAIAQLMTDKLGPRRAVLAVVIGGAVVTYGGVSLFVAFFVLAPMAQALFRAADIPRRLMPAAITLGTSTFTMSALPGTPAIQNAIPMPFFGTTPFAAPGLGIIASIVMVAFGLWWLSRQEGAARRAGEGFGDAPDAPVGAKDSNLVRERATVSQSFDPAEIERGTISARLPPIGIAIAPLVVVVFANFAMNIIVLRHIDALYLAEPRWGGTTLSAVSGVWGVSVALALAVVLLVMMNRGRLGTLRESVDAGANASVLPVLSVGSLVGYGAVIAALPAFEVVRAWVLGIGGGPLVSLAVATNLLAALTGSASGGLTIALDALGSTYLQLAAQHHIDPALLHRVAVMSSGTLDSLPHNGAVVTLLSVCGTTHKQSYRDMVMVGMVGALAALVVVIVLGTLVQSF, encoded by the coding sequence ATGAGCGGCCCGGCGTTGTCATCGACGGCGCTGGGACTCGGGCTCGTGGGCATGCTGGCGAGCCTTGGCCTGTTGATCTGGTTCGCGTATCGCGGCTGGAGCGTGCTGCTGCTCGCACCCATTGCGGCAATGCTCGCCGCGCTGGTGTCGGGCGAGCCCGTGCTCGCGCACTGGACGCAGACCTTCATGTCGAGCACCGCGCGCTTTCTCGCGCAGTTCTTTCCGCTGTTCCTGCTCGGCGCGCTGTTCGGCAAGCTGATGGAGGATAGCGGTTCCGTCGATGCGATTGCGCAATTAATGACCGACAAGCTCGGGCCGAGGCGCGCGGTTCTCGCCGTTGTGATCGGCGGCGCGGTCGTGACGTATGGCGGAGTGAGCCTCTTTGTCGCGTTCTTCGTGCTTGCGCCAATGGCACAGGCGTTGTTTCGTGCCGCGGACATTCCACGCCGTTTGATGCCCGCTGCGATCACACTTGGTACTTCCACATTTACGATGTCAGCGTTGCCGGGTACGCCCGCAATCCAGAACGCAATACCGATGCCATTCTTCGGCACGACGCCGTTCGCCGCGCCGGGGCTCGGCATCATTGCAAGTATCGTGATGGTTGCGTTCGGCTTGTGGTGGCTGTCACGTCAGGAGGGCGCCGCGCGCCGCGCGGGCGAGGGCTTTGGCGATGCGCCGGATGCGCCCGTTGGCGCAAAGGATTCAAACCTGGTGCGTGAACGCGCAACGGTTTCGCAGTCGTTCGACCCCGCTGAAATCGAACGCGGCACAATCAGCGCGCGCCTTCCGCCCATCGGTATTGCGATCGCGCCGCTCGTTGTAGTGGTGTTCGCAAACTTCGCGATGAACATCATCGTGTTGCGGCATATCGATGCGTTGTATCTGGCGGAGCCGCGTTGGGGTGGGACGACGCTGTCTGCCGTGAGCGGCGTATGGGGCGTGTCGGTGGCGCTGGCCCTCGCCGTCGTGCTTTTGGTTATGATGAACCGGGGGCGGCTCGGCACGTTGCGTGAGAGCGTCGATGCGGGCGCGAATGCTTCCGTGTTGCCGGTGCTGAGCGTCGGGAGTCTCGTTGGCTATGGGGCGGTGATTGCGGCGCTGCCTGCGTTCGAAGTGGTGCGTGCGTGGGTGCTGGGGATTGGCGGCGGGCCGCTTGTTTCGCTGGCTGTCGCGACGAATCTGCTTGCGGCTTTGACGGGGTCGGCGTCAGGTGGACTCACGATCGCGCTTGATGCGCTTGGCAGCACGTATTTGCAACTGGCGGCGCAACATCATATCGATCCTGCGTTGCTGCATCGCGTGGCCGTCATGTCATCGGGTACGTTGGATAGCCTTCCACACAACGGCGCGGTGGTCACCCTGCTGTCGGTTTGCGGCACGACGCACAAGCAAAGCTATCGGGATATGGTGATGGTCGGCATGGTCGGTGCGCTTGCAGCGCTGGTTGTGGTGATTGTGCTGGGGACGCTGGTGCAAAGCTTTTAA
- a CDS encoding mechanosensitive ion channel family protein has product MLNILAELHPSRWTFLWNALTAFSLQLCSAVLILVLGWWIARRVSRWLGRTLTRQSRVDATLRPILCDASLLGIRIVAIVGALSELGIQTASIVAVLGAAGLAIGLALQGTMQNIAAGIMLLLLRPFKVGDFIDGGAGNIAGTVVEVSLFTTRLTKPDGICEYVPNSTLWTNSIRNYSRNPTRRLDLEIEVSVRDDVDRALDALRSLAVADPRALKDPAPQVMVSRFDDSTAVLNIRVWANIDVFWDMRWNLARQVRQALNDAHCSLPLRTRELHIVQSTLASPQASAAQ; this is encoded by the coding sequence ATGCTGAACATTCTCGCCGAGCTCCATCCAAGTCGATGGACCTTCCTCTGGAATGCGCTTACCGCGTTCTCTCTACAGCTATGCTCCGCCGTGCTGATTCTCGTGCTCGGTTGGTGGATAGCGCGCCGCGTGTCGCGGTGGCTCGGCCGCACGCTCACCCGCCAGTCGCGCGTCGACGCGACGCTGCGCCCGATTCTCTGCGACGCGAGCCTGTTAGGCATCCGCATTGTCGCGATCGTCGGCGCGCTGTCGGAACTCGGCATCCAGACGGCAAGCATCGTCGCCGTCCTGGGGGCCGCCGGTCTCGCGATTGGTCTCGCGCTGCAAGGCACGATGCAGAACATCGCGGCCGGCATCATGCTGTTGCTGCTGCGGCCGTTCAAGGTCGGCGACTTTATCGACGGCGGAGCAGGCAACATCGCGGGCACCGTCGTCGAAGTCAGCCTCTTCACGACGCGCCTCACCAAACCGGACGGCATCTGCGAATATGTGCCGAACAGTACGCTGTGGACCAATTCAATCCGCAACTACAGTCGCAATCCGACACGCCGTCTCGACCTCGAAATCGAAGTTTCCGTGCGCGACGATGTGGATCGCGCGCTGGACGCGCTGCGCTCCCTCGCGGTCGCCGATCCGCGCGCGCTCAAGGATCCCGCACCGCAGGTGATGGTCAGCCGCTTCGACGACAGTACGGCCGTGCTGAACATCCGTGTGTGGGCGAACATCGATGTGTTTTGGGACATGCGCTGGAATCTCGCGCGCCAGGTTCGGCAGGCGCTGAACGACGCCCACTGCTCGTTGCCGCTGCGCACCCGCGAGTTGCACATCGTGCAGAGCACACTCGCCAGTCCACAGGCATCCGCGGCACAGTAA